The proteins below are encoded in one region of Paraburkholderia phenazinium:
- a CDS encoding GNAT family N-acetyltransferase, with product MTTPTTRAAEPIVTPDRLSQAAGHAHALVRELTAIDRERLLTHFLALGEDDRLLRFGQLVPDHVIENYVRAIDFTRDTVFGVFDNQLQLVGVGHLAYLPVEGDKRTAEFGVSVLESTRGQGIGSKLFERAAIRSRNTHVSMLYMHCLSRNSTMMHIAKKAGMKIEYAYGEADAYLTLPPADQSSIIAEMLQEQAAVFDYALKRQARQASKIFESFMPAAAAA from the coding sequence ATGACCACGCCTACTACTCGCGCCGCCGAGCCGATCGTCACACCCGATCGCCTGTCGCAGGCAGCCGGTCACGCGCATGCTCTGGTGCGGGAGCTGACCGCTATCGACCGCGAACGCCTGCTGACGCACTTTCTCGCACTGGGCGAAGACGACCGCCTGCTGCGCTTCGGTCAGCTCGTGCCGGACCACGTAATCGAAAACTACGTGCGCGCCATCGATTTCACCCGTGACACCGTGTTCGGTGTTTTCGACAACCAGTTGCAACTGGTTGGCGTGGGCCACCTCGCCTATCTGCCCGTTGAGGGCGACAAGCGCACCGCCGAGTTCGGCGTATCGGTGCTGGAAAGCACGCGTGGCCAGGGCATTGGCAGCAAGCTGTTCGAGCGCGCCGCCATCCGCAGCCGCAACACGCACGTAAGCATGCTCTATATGCACTGCCTGTCGCGCAACTCCACGATGATGCACATCGCGAAGAAGGCCGGCATGAAGATCGAATACGCGTACGGCGAAGCCGATGCGTATCTGACACTGCCGCCGGCCGACCAGTCGAGCATCATCGCTGAAATGCTGCAGGAACAGGCCGCCGTGTTCGACTACGCGTTGAAGCGCCAGGCGCGTCAGGCTTCGAAGATTTTCGAATCGTTCATGCCGGCTGCGGCGGCGGCCTGA
- a CDS encoding Lrp/AsnC family transcriptional regulator, which yields MANIEMDVIDRRILTILQENGRLSNQEIAERVSLSPSPCLRRIRRLEESGVIRGYVALLDAQKLGLDLLAYVNVRLEKRSVPTISPRGDGAPVRAGATHADLFRAAVQTWPEVVACHAMTGDMDYLLRVQVQDMAHFSRFVQDRLLHHPSVIDVKSSFSLETFKETTALPIL from the coding sequence ATGGCTAATATCGAGATGGATGTCATCGATCGACGAATTCTCACCATCCTCCAGGAGAACGGTCGACTGTCGAATCAGGAGATTGCAGAACGGGTGAGCCTCTCACCCAGTCCGTGTCTGCGGCGCATCCGGAGGCTGGAGGAGAGTGGCGTGATTCGCGGCTATGTCGCATTGCTCGACGCCCAGAAGCTGGGCCTCGATTTGCTTGCGTATGTAAATGTGCGGCTGGAAAAGCGCAGCGTCCCGACGATCAGCCCGCGCGGCGACGGCGCACCGGTGCGAGCGGGCGCGACGCATGCCGATCTGTTTCGCGCCGCGGTCCAGACCTGGCCGGAGGTGGTCGCCTGCCATGCCATGACGGGGGATATGGATTACCTGCTGCGCGTGCAGGTTCAGGACATGGCGCACTTTTCGCGCTTCGTGCAGGACCGGTTGCTGCACCATCCGTCAGTGATCGACGTGAAATCGAGTTTCTCGCTGGAGACGTTCAAGGAGACGACGGCGTTGCCGATTCTTTGA
- the hppD gene encoding 4-hydroxyphenylpyruvate dioxygenase has product MQVQTWDNPVGTDGFEFIEYTAPDPKALGKLFEQMGFTAIARHRHKDVTLYRQGDINFIVNAEPDSFAQRFARLHGPSICAIAFRVQDAAKAYRQALEKGAWGFDNKTGPMELNIPAIKGVGDSLIYFVDRWRGKNGAEPNSIGDIGIYDVDFVPIPGANPNPVGHGLTYIDHLTHNVHRGRMQEWAEFYERLFNFREVRYFDIEGKVTGVKSKAMTSPCGKIRIPINEEGSETAGQIQEYLDAYHGEGIQHIALGSDNIYRTVDGLREAKIALLDTIDTYYELVDRRVPNHGEPLDELRRRKILIDGAPEDLLLQIFTENQIGPIFFEIIQRKGNQGFGEGNFKALFESIELDQIRRGVVQDKA; this is encoded by the coding sequence ATGCAGGTTCAAACGTGGGACAACCCCGTCGGCACCGACGGCTTCGAGTTCATCGAGTACACCGCGCCGGATCCCAAGGCACTGGGCAAGCTGTTTGAACAGATGGGCTTCACTGCGATCGCGCGGCATCGTCACAAGGACGTGACGCTGTACCGTCAGGGCGACATCAATTTCATCGTCAACGCGGAGCCCGATTCGTTCGCGCAGCGCTTCGCGCGCCTGCATGGCCCGTCGATCTGCGCCATCGCCTTTCGCGTACAGGACGCCGCCAAGGCGTACAGGCAGGCGCTCGAAAAAGGCGCATGGGGCTTCGATAACAAGACCGGCCCGATGGAACTGAACATTCCGGCGATCAAGGGCGTCGGCGATTCGCTGATCTATTTCGTGGACCGCTGGCGTGGCAAGAATGGCGCGGAGCCGAACAGCATCGGCGATATCGGCATCTACGATGTCGACTTCGTGCCGATTCCCGGCGCCAACCCGAACCCGGTCGGCCACGGCCTCACCTATATCGACCACCTGACGCACAACGTCCACCGCGGCCGCATGCAGGAATGGGCGGAGTTCTACGAGCGCCTCTTCAACTTCCGGGAAGTGCGTTACTTCGACATCGAAGGCAAGGTGACGGGCGTGAAGTCGAAGGCGATGACTTCACCGTGCGGCAAGATCCGCATTCCGATCAACGAAGAAGGCTCGGAAACTGCCGGTCAGATTCAGGAATACCTCGACGCGTATCACGGCGAAGGCATTCAGCACATTGCGCTCGGCAGCGACAACATCTACCGCACCGTCGACGGGCTGCGCGAGGCGAAGATTGCGTTGCTCGATACGATCGACACTTACTACGAACTGGTCGATCGGCGCGTGCCAAATCACGGCGAGCCGCTCGACGAGCTGCGCAGGCGCAAGATCCTGATCGACGGCGCGCCCGAAGATCTGCTGCTGCAGATCTTCACCGAAAACCAGATTGGCCCGATCTTCTTCGAGATCATTCAACGCAAGGGGAATCAGGGGTTCGGCGAAGGTAATTTCAAGGCGCTGTTCGAATCGATCGAGTTGGATCAGATCCGACGCGGCGTGGTGCAGGACAAGGCGTAG